In one Gracilinanus agilis isolate LMUSP501 chromosome 6, AgileGrace, whole genome shotgun sequence genomic region, the following are encoded:
- the LOC123252320 gene encoding E3 ubiquitin-protein ligase TRIM39-like: MAKASALESLQVEASCAICLDYLKDPVTIDCGHNFCRTCILRSWEELEEHFPCPVCRRRFPLRIFRTNRQLGNVAEIVRKLNPKCSKRRRSEEAVCEKHQQALSLFCEKEREVVCLMCCISCEHRDHRVGPVDQAAASHKKKLRAYLGPLQRQVEDLRHFLAGEQRKPGLLREKVENRRQKLQSEIEKLHCLLDEEHQAVLRRLEDEEKDILQKLSENVAMLLDHDTMLHKLICEIQERCQRPSVEALRGIKHIVSKCESAKIPAAVSLELKEDTSSFPLQHFALKKMIKKFKVDITLDPATAHPNLVLSDDRKSVKFVEKKQDLPDVPERFTFYPFVLGSEGFLSGRYYWEVEVGDKTEWTLGVCYDSVTRKGKINLSPADGYWRLRWDKNGYTAHTRTPNILLLKIKPKRIGVFLDYDLGEVSFYNVNDRSHIYTFADTFTDKLRPFFYPGVHSLPLILRPVTDWE, translated from the coding sequence ATGGCCAAGGCCAGCGCTCTGGAAAGTCTCCAGGTGGAGGCGAGCTGCGCTATCTGCCTGGATTACCTAAAAGACCCGGTGACCATCGACTGCGGCCACAACTTCTGCCGCACTTGTATCCTCCGCTCCTGGGAGGAGCTGGAGGAGCACTTCCCGTGCCCAGTGTGCCGCCGCCGCTTCCCCCTGCGGATTTTCCGCACCAACCGGCAACTAGGCAATGTGGCGGAGATCGTGCGGAAGTTGAACCCCAAGTGTAGCAAGCGGAGACGGTCCGAAGAGGCGGTGTGCGAGAAGCACCAGCAGGCGCTGAGCCTCTTCTGCGAGAAGGAGCGCGAGGTGGTATGCCTCATGTGCTGCATTTCGTGCGAGCACCGCGACCACCGCGTGGGCCCCGTCGACCAGGCGGCCGCGAGCCACAAAAAGAAGCTGCGTGCCTACCTGGGGCCGCTGCAGCGGCAAGTGGAGGACTTGCGCCATTTCTTGGCCGGCGAGCAGAGGAAGCCCGGCTTGCTGCGGGAGAAGGTGGAGAACCGACGGCAGAAACTCCAGTCGGAGATTGAGAAGCTGCACTGCCTCCTGGACGAGGAGCACCAGGCGGTGCTGCGGAGGTTGGAGGACGAGGAGAAGGACATCCTGCAGAAGCTGAGCGAGAACGTGGCCATGCTCCTGGACCACGACACCATGCTGCACAAGCTTATCTGCGAGATCCAGGAGAGATGCCAGCGCCCGTCTGTGGAGGCCCTCCGGGGGATCAAGCACATCGTCAGCAAGTGCGAGAGCGCCAAGATTCCGGCCGCCGTCTCCCTGGAGCTGAAGGAGGACACCAGCAGCTTCCCCCTGCAGCATTTTGCGCTCAAGAAGATGATCAAGAAGTTTAAAGTGGACATCACTCTAGACCCGGCCACGGCGCACCCCAACCTGGTCCTCTCGGACGACCGCAAAAGCGTGAAGTTTGTTGAGAAAAAGCAAGATCTTCCGGACGTCCCGGAGAGATTTACATTTTACCCGTTTGTCCTGGGTTCCGAAGGTTTCTTGTCCGGCAGGTATTATTGGGAGGTGGAGGTGGGAGACAAGACTGAGTGGACCCTGGGGGTCTGCTATGACTCAGTGACTAGGAAAGGGAAGATTAATTTATCACCTGCGGATGGCTACTGGAGATTGAGGTGGGACAAGAATGGATACACTGCCCACACGAGGACCCCCAACATCCTGCTCCTAAAAATAAAGCCGAAGCGAATTGGGGTTTTTCTGGACTATGACTTGGGGGAGGTTTCCTTTTACAATGTGAATGACAGGTCTCATATTTATACCTTCGCTGATACTTTTACAGACAAACTTAGACCTTTTTTCTACCCTGGGGTCCATTCATTGCCTCTTATTCTGAGGCCAGTAACAGATTGGGAGTGA